A stretch of Schistocerca americana isolate TAMUIC-IGC-003095 chromosome 3, iqSchAmer2.1, whole genome shotgun sequence DNA encodes these proteins:
- the LOC124605910 gene encoding uncharacterized protein LOC124605910: protein MDRHWEFGKAYDSFIREKTPVGRSECFKNVTGLRQGSVISQLLFIMVMDEIVKETKETHRGRELKLLLFADDIVVWGTSSKEVQKQIDILNHEVEKYGMKFSMDKSRSMVVTRGDREGKGQIHIKGRNIEIVGQL, encoded by the exons ATGGATAGACATTGGGAGTTCGGGAAAGCATATGACAGTTTTATCAGGGAAAAG ACACCAGTTGGAAGATCTGAATGTTTTAAGAATGTTACGGGACtaagacaaggaagtgtgatatcacaactactatttataatggtgatggatgaaatagtCAAAGAGACGAAAGAAACCCATAGAGGAAGGGAGTTGAAGCtgttactatttgcagatgatattgtggtgtggggaacaagcagtaaggaggtacaaaaacaaatagacatcCTAAATCATGaggtcgagaaatatggaatgaaatttagtatGGACAAAAGCAGGAGCATGGTGGTAACCAGAGGGGACAGAGAGGGCAAGGGACAAATTCATATTAAGGGACGGAATATTGAAATAGTgggacaactttaa